One stretch of Zhihengliuella flava DNA includes these proteins:
- a CDS encoding acyl-CoA dehydrogenase family protein produces MDFALTADQERFAASAREVAALIAPDYAARERDGRIDPELAAEIGARGLIAPELPTELGGQDAGHLTSGLVTEEIARGDFNVAYLQIIGSLAGHILSRHAHDAAARRWVPAITAGTARVGIGLSEPTAGSDAGNPALCAHRERGGWVLTGTKSMSFALDAAAAVVFARTDPDAGRGRGITAFLLDLAELEEAGTARRERIDDLGTRAVGRGLVHLKNAWVPEDAVVGAEGQGFIQVMQGFDFSRALIGLQCLAPASASVAETWQYTRGRLAFDQPLSSFEGVAFPIAEAETTIEAARLLCLRTLWLKDQGQPHTAEAAMCKWLAPKTAYEAINDCLLLHGQLGYTRTLPFEQRLRDVLGLQIGDGTAQIMKMIIARHRVGREFAP; encoded by the coding sequence ATGGACTTCGCACTCACGGCGGATCAGGAACGGTTCGCGGCGTCGGCCCGCGAGGTCGCCGCGCTCATCGCCCCGGACTACGCCGCCCGCGAGCGCGACGGGCGGATCGATCCCGAGTTGGCCGCAGAAATCGGCGCGCGCGGGCTGATCGCCCCGGAGCTGCCCACCGAGCTCGGCGGCCAGGACGCCGGTCACCTCACCTCGGGCCTGGTCACCGAGGAAATCGCCCGCGGCGACTTCAACGTGGCCTACCTCCAGATCATCGGCTCCCTCGCCGGGCACATCCTCTCCCGTCACGCGCACGACGCCGCCGCCCGCCGCTGGGTGCCCGCCATCACCGCCGGCACGGCCCGGGTGGGCATCGGCCTCTCCGAGCCCACCGCGGGTTCCGACGCCGGTAATCCCGCCCTGTGCGCGCACCGCGAGCGTGGCGGCTGGGTGCTCACCGGCACCAAGTCCATGTCCTTTGCGCTGGACGCGGCGGCCGCCGTCGTCTTCGCCCGAACGGACCCGGACGCCGGGCGCGGGCGCGGCATCACGGCCTTCCTGCTGGACCTCGCGGAGCTGGAGGAGGCGGGCACCGCGCGGCGCGAGCGTATTGATGATCTGGGCACGCGCGCCGTGGGCCGCGGCCTGGTCCACCTAAAGAACGCCTGGGTCCCCGAGGACGCCGTCGTCGGCGCCGAGGGTCAGGGGTTCATCCAGGTCATGCAGGGGTTCGACTTCTCCCGCGCGCTCATCGGCCTGCAGTGCCTGGCCCCCGCCTCGGCCTCCGTCGCGGAGACGTGGCAGTACACGCGCGGCCGCTTGGCCTTCGACCAGCCGCTCTCCTCCTTCGAGGGAGTCGCGTTCCCCATCGCGGAGGCGGAAACCACCATCGAGGCCGCCCGGCTGCTCTGCTTGCGCACGCTCTGGCTCAAGGACCAGGGCCAGCCGCACACGGCCGAGGCCGCCATGTGCAAGTGGCTGGCCCCCAAGACGGCGTATGAGGCGATCAACGATTGCCTCCTGCTCCACGGCCAGCTGGGCTACACCCGCACGCTGCCGTTTGAGCAGCGGCTGCGGGACGTGCTCGGCCTGCAAATCGGCGACGGCACCGCGCAGATCATGAAGATGATCATCGCCCGGCACCGGGTGGGCCGCGAGTTCGCCCCCTAG
- a CDS encoding GntR family transcriptional regulator produces the protein MSRVPESQRVRDALENAIVDGRHRPGDRLDPAQIEQEFGCSRTPVREALQALERSGLVRIRPKQGTYVTELGLPELAERFEVMAELEGMAARLCARRIDAAGLSGLDAALRECEDHVATGDADEYYYANARFHGIIYDSSGNEYLGTQAHALKRALQPYRRLQLRVPDRMRRSLAEHRQIADAIRAGDAESAENAARDHVLVQVTEFSQLVRTWKELSAGT, from the coding sequence GTGAGCAGAGTCCCGGAATCCCAGCGCGTGCGGGATGCCCTTGAGAACGCGATCGTCGACGGGCGACACCGGCCCGGCGATCGCCTCGACCCCGCCCAGATTGAGCAGGAATTTGGGTGCTCGCGGACCCCGGTCCGGGAGGCCCTACAGGCGCTCGAGCGTTCCGGGCTGGTGCGGATTCGCCCTAAGCAGGGCACGTACGTCACCGAGCTGGGGCTGCCGGAGCTCGCGGAGCGGTTTGAGGTGATGGCCGAGCTGGAGGGCATGGCCGCCCGGCTGTGCGCGCGGCGGATCGACGCCGCGGGGCTGTCCGGGCTCGACGCCGCGCTGCGCGAGTGCGAGGACCACGTGGCCACCGGGGACGCGGACGAGTACTACTACGCCAATGCCCGCTTCCACGGGATCATCTACGATTCCAGCGGGAACGAATATCTGGGCACCCAGGCCCACGCACTTAAGCGCGCCCTGCAGCCCTATCGGCGACTCCAGCTGCGGGTGCCGGACCGCATGCGCCGCTCCCTCGCCGAGCACCGCCAGATCGCCGACGCGATCCGCGCCGGGGACGCCGAATCCGCGGAGAACGCGGCGCGGGACCACGTGCTGGTTCAGGTCACGGAGTTCAGCCAGCTGGTCCGCACCTGGAAGGAACTGAGCGCCGGCACCTAG
- a CDS encoding SDR family NAD(P)-dependent oxidoreductase: protein MSHSEPTSRVAIVTGAGSGIGRGVAEALARTGASVVVLDINEQAGYDAAAHLPRVGAARHTAHATDVADQTSVDAAVDAILKDYGRIDVLVNNAGWDKVGPFLDTDPDLWERIIGISLYGTLNLCHAVTPVMIGQREEEPHFSGRIVNVASDAGRVGSTGEAVYSAAKGGVIAFTKTLAREVARHQITANCVCPGPADTPLFDSISADSPKLREALIKAIPLRRLAQPEDLAGAVAYFASPEAGYVTGQTLSVSGGLTMA from the coding sequence ATGAGCCACTCAGAACCCACCAGCCGCGTCGCCATCGTCACGGGGGCCGGCAGCGGGATCGGCCGCGGCGTCGCCGAGGCCCTCGCCCGCACCGGCGCCAGCGTCGTCGTTCTCGACATCAATGAACAGGCCGGGTACGACGCCGCCGCGCACCTGCCGCGCGTCGGCGCGGCCCGGCACACGGCCCACGCCACCGACGTGGCGGACCAGACGTCCGTGGACGCCGCCGTCGATGCCATCCTCAAGGACTACGGGCGCATCGACGTGCTGGTCAACAACGCCGGCTGGGACAAGGTCGGCCCGTTCCTCGACACGGACCCGGACCTGTGGGAGCGGATCATCGGGATCAGCCTGTACGGGACGCTGAACCTCTGCCACGCGGTGACCCCCGTCATGATCGGCCAGCGGGAAGAGGAGCCGCACTTCAGCGGCCGGATCGTGAACGTCGCCTCGGACGCCGGGCGCGTGGGATCCACCGGTGAGGCGGTGTACTCGGCGGCGAAAGGCGGGGTGATTGCCTTTACCAAGACGCTCGCCCGGGAGGTGGCCCGCCACCAGATCACCGCGAACTGCGTCTGCCCGGGGCCGGCGGACACGCCCCTGTTCGACTCGATCAGCGCGGACAGCCCCAAGCTCCGGGAGGCGCTCATCAAGGCGATCCCCCTGCGCCGCTTGGCCCAACCGGAGGACCTAGCCGGCGCCGTCGCCTACTTTGCCTCGCCGGAGGCCGGGTACGTGACGGGCCAGACGCTCTCGGTCAGCGGTGGGCTGACGATGGCCTGA
- the madL gene encoding malonate transporter subunit MadL: MVLYGVAALAASLLAGKLVGDLLGVALGVESNVGGVGFAMIMLIIVTDRLRKKGHFPEASEQGVLFWSAMYIPIVVAMASTQNVAGAVSSGPMAIIAGLAALVAGAVLVPVLSRIGAPAEPLPPVDEEEKQVV, translated from the coding sequence ATGGTTCTTTATGGTGTGGCCGCGCTCGCGGCCAGTCTGTTGGCCGGCAAGCTCGTCGGCGATCTCTTGGGTGTGGCGCTGGGCGTCGAATCCAACGTCGGCGGCGTGGGGTTCGCGATGATCATGCTGATCATCGTCACGGACCGCCTGCGGAAAAAGGGGCACTTCCCCGAGGCCTCGGAGCAGGGCGTCTTGTTCTGGAGCGCCATGTACATCCCCATCGTGGTGGCCATGGCCTCCACGCAGAACGTCGCCGGGGCGGTGAGCAGCGGCCCCATGGCCATCATCGCCGGGCTGGCCGCGCTCGTGGCTGGCGCTGTCCTGGTCCCGGTCCTGTCCCGCATCGGGGCGCCCGCCGAACCGCTGCCGCCGGTCGATGAAGAAGAGAAGCAGGTGGTCTAG
- a CDS encoding AMP-binding protein, translated as MVQHPHGPLERLLADCQDLMSGSGEAALAPVAARALEAYAELDDAARLTFFTALVEHYDVDPDRVREAYQRWETASADGTAAEETSRLFDVVEPARQQLLRRMNYAPLGTLGLVRMRADVRTLLRRHPQLRPLDHDLHHLLSSWFNRGFLRMVEVETGSPEQVQAHLLHYERVHPMVSREELRRRIDPADRRVYAFFHPATGDVPLVFVEVALVAGAPDRIEPLLAAADGGTARTAVLDPAAADTAALYSINNALDGLAGVHFGAHLIKQVVEQISSELPHVRHFVTLSPIPGFRRWLEDQAGRDHELATLWEAVREAARPAALDGDVRPALLAAVERYLTVEVNDAGRPVDPVARFHLGNGATAWRLNWAANHSSAAWEQSFGVMINYRYPGVSAPQHDALERGNSTMNQDFTSIYEAFVQHASQDPERVLFHLEDGSTRSYGDTLSTARRIASQLAADGVLRGDRVAVQVEKSPEAVALYLATLQLGAVFLPLNTAYTGSEIDYFVGDAEPRVFVCSPGAADDHAHRASEALTLETLSADGAGSLLDAAEERTETATVGPDDLASILYTSGTTGRSKGAMLTHGNLASNCAALLDEWRYTSADRLIHALPIFHIHGLFVAANMTLVAGASMDFLTKFDAEKILNRFEHATVLMGVPTFYTRLLANERLTAEACSSMRLFVSGSAPLLASDHEAFAERTGHAILERYGMTETGMNASNPYSGDRKPGTVGLPLPGVELRVTDRETGQTLPDGEVGLLEVRGPNVFAGYWRMPEKTAAEFREDGFFITGDMARIDSSGYVSIVGRDKDLIISGGFNVYPKEIEVLLDACDGVLESAVVGVPHPDFGETVVAVLVPQPGQELDGEAIVASISGDLARFKQPRAVRVVDALPRNVMGKVQKAQLRATYAELFTGVSA; from the coding sequence ATGGTGCAGCACCCCCACGGCCCGCTTGAGCGGCTGCTCGCGGACTGTCAGGACCTGATGTCGGGCAGTGGCGAGGCCGCGCTGGCCCCCGTGGCTGCTCGCGCGCTCGAGGCCTACGCCGAGCTCGACGACGCCGCTCGGCTCACCTTCTTCACGGCCCTCGTGGAGCACTACGACGTCGACCCGGACCGGGTGCGCGAGGCCTACCAGCGCTGGGAGACGGCCTCGGCGGACGGCACGGCGGCGGAGGAGACCTCGCGGCTGTTCGACGTCGTCGAGCCGGCCCGGCAGCAATTGCTGCGCCGGATGAACTACGCCCCGCTGGGCACGCTGGGGCTGGTGCGGATGCGCGCCGACGTGCGGACCCTGCTGCGGCGCCACCCGCAGCTGCGGCCGCTGGATCACGACCTGCACCACCTGCTCTCCTCGTGGTTCAACCGCGGATTCCTGCGCATGGTGGAGGTGGAGACGGGCTCCCCGGAGCAGGTCCAGGCCCACCTGCTGCACTACGAGCGCGTGCATCCCATGGTCAGCCGCGAGGAGCTGCGCCGCCGGATCGACCCGGCGGACCGCCGCGTTTACGCGTTCTTCCACCCCGCCACCGGGGATGTCCCGCTGGTGTTTGTGGAGGTGGCGCTGGTGGCCGGCGCCCCGGACCGGATCGAGCCCCTGCTCGCAGCCGCCGATGGCGGAACGGCCCGCACGGCGGTCCTCGACCCGGCCGCGGCGGACACCGCTGCGCTCTACTCCATTAACAACGCGCTCGACGGCCTCGCGGGGGTCCACTTCGGCGCCCACCTCATCAAGCAGGTCGTGGAGCAGATCTCCAGCGAGCTGCCGCACGTGCGCCACTTCGTGACCCTCTCGCCGATCCCCGGCTTCCGCCGGTGGCTCGAGGATCAGGCGGGCCGTGACCACGAGCTGGCCACGCTCTGGGAGGCGGTGCGCGAGGCCGCGAGACCCGCGGCGCTCGACGGCGACGTCCGCCCGGCGCTGCTGGCCGCCGTCGAACGCTATCTCACCGTCGAGGTGAACGACGCCGGGCGCCCGGTGGATCCCGTGGCGCGCTTCCATTTGGGCAACGGCGCCACCGCCTGGCGGCTGAACTGGGCCGCCAACCACTCGTCCGCGGCGTGGGAGCAGTCCTTCGGCGTGATGATCAACTACCGCTACCCGGGCGTCAGCGCCCCGCAACACGACGCTTTAGAGAGAGGAAACTCCACCATGAACCAAGACTTCACGAGCATTTACGAGGCGTTCGTTCAGCACGCCAGCCAGGACCCGGAGCGCGTGCTCTTCCACCTCGAGGACGGCTCCACGCGCAGCTACGGGGACACCCTGTCCACGGCGCGGCGGATCGCCAGCCAGCTGGCCGCGGATGGCGTCCTGCGCGGGGACCGCGTGGCGGTGCAGGTGGAGAAGTCGCCGGAGGCCGTGGCGCTGTACCTCGCCACGCTGCAGCTCGGCGCGGTGTTCCTGCCGCTGAACACGGCCTACACGGGCAGCGAGATCGACTACTTCGTCGGCGACGCCGAGCCGCGGGTGTTCGTCTGCTCGCCGGGCGCGGCGGACGATCACGCCCATCGCGCCTCGGAGGCCTTGACCCTAGAGACGCTGTCCGCCGACGGCGCCGGCTCGCTACTCGACGCTGCCGAGGAGCGGACCGAAACCGCCACCGTGGGCCCCGACGACCTGGCCTCCATCCTCTACACCTCCGGCACCACGGGGCGGTCCAAGGGCGCCATGCTCACGCACGGCAACCTCGCCTCCAACTGCGCCGCGCTGCTGGACGAATGGCGCTACACCAGCGCAGACCGGCTCATTCACGCGCTGCCGATCTTCCACATCCACGGCCTGTTCGTGGCGGCGAACATGACGCTGGTGGCCGGCGCTTCGATGGACTTTCTCACCAAGTTCGACGCGGAGAAGATCCTGAACCGCTTCGAGCACGCCACCGTCTTGATGGGCGTGCCGACCTTCTACACCCGTCTACTGGCCAACGAGCGGCTCACGGCTGAGGCGTGCTCCTCGATGCGCCTCTTCGTCTCCGGATCGGCGCCGCTGCTGGCCAGTGATCACGAGGCGTTTGCGGAACGCACCGGACACGCCATCCTGGAGCGCTACGGCATGACGGAGACGGGAATGAACGCGTCCAATCCGTACTCGGGGGACCGCAAGCCGGGCACCGTCGGCCTGCCGCTGCCCGGCGTCGAGCTGCGCGTGACGGACCGGGAGACGGGGCAGACGTTGCCGGACGGCGAGGTGGGCCTGCTGGAGGTCCGTGGCCCCAACGTTTTCGCCGGGTACTGGCGCATGCCGGAGAAGACGGCCGCGGAGTTCCGCGAGGACGGGTTCTTCATCACCGGGGACATGGCCCGGATCGACTCCTCCGGCTACGTGAGCATCGTGGGCCGAGACAAGGACCTCATCATTTCCGGCGGATTCAACGTCTATCCCAAGGAGATCGAGGTGCTTTTGGACGCGTGCGACGGCGTCCTGGAGTCCGCCGTCGTCGGCGTGCCCCACCCGGATTTTGGGGAGACGGTGGTGGCGGTGCTGGTGCCGCAGCCCGGGCAGGAGCTGGACGGCGAGGCCATCGTGGCCAGCATCTCCGGTGACCTGGCCCGGTTCAAGCAACCGCGGGCCGTGCGCGTGGTGGACGCGCTGCCGCGCAACGTCATGGGCAAGGTGCAAAAGGCCCAGCTCCGCGCCACGTACGCCGAACTCTTCACGGGCGTTTCCGCCTAG
- the galE gene encoding UDP-glucose 4-epimerase GalE, protein MRILVTGGAGYIGSHTTLALLEAGHEVVVVDNLANASAESLHRVSELAGRRAVLERVDLTDEAGLEDTFSEHRPEAVIHFGGLKAVGESARIPLDYYYNNTAGTVALLRVMARFGVKSMVFSSSATVYGDRNPYPYTEDMEIGAMNPYGRTKEQIEDILTDIGAADDAWRIGLLRYFNPVGAHESGRIGEDPQGIPNNLMPFIAQVAVGRREKLQIFGDDYDTQDGTCLRDYIHVVDLAEGHLAALEYVTEHPGVHRWNLGGGAGTSVLEMLRAFEAACGKTLPYEFAPRRAGDLPAFWADASKAKEELGWQASRTIETMCADHWRWQSANPNGYAA, encoded by the coding sequence ATGCGCATTCTCGTCACCGGCGGCGCCGGTTACATCGGCTCCCACACCACCCTGGCCCTGCTCGAGGCGGGCCACGAGGTGGTGGTCGTCGACAACCTGGCGAACGCCTCGGCGGAGTCGCTCCACCGCGTGAGCGAGCTGGCGGGCCGCCGGGCCGTGTTGGAGCGCGTGGACCTGACCGATGAGGCAGGGCTGGAGGACACGTTCAGCGAGCACCGCCCGGAGGCGGTCATCCACTTCGGGGGCCTGAAAGCCGTGGGAGAGTCCGCCCGCATCCCGCTGGATTACTACTACAACAACACCGCTGGCACCGTCGCGCTGTTGCGCGTCATGGCGCGCTTTGGCGTGAAGTCCATGGTGTTCTCCTCCTCGGCGACGGTGTATGGGGACCGCAACCCATACCCATACACGGAGGACATGGAGATCGGCGCCATGAACCCGTATGGCCGCACCAAGGAGCAGATCGAGGACATCCTCACGGACATCGGCGCCGCCGACGATGCCTGGCGGATTGGCCTGCTGCGCTACTTCAACCCGGTGGGCGCGCACGAGTCGGGGCGCATCGGCGAGGATCCGCAGGGGATCCCGAATAACCTCATGCCGTTCATCGCCCAGGTGGCCGTGGGCCGGCGGGAGAAGCTGCAGATTTTCGGCGACGACTATGACACCCAGGACGGCACGTGCTTGCGGGACTACATTCACGTGGTGGATCTCGCCGAGGGGCACCTCGCCGCGCTGGAGTACGTCACCGAACATCCCGGCGTGCACCGCTGGAACCTCGGCGGCGGCGCCGGTACGTCTGTGCTGGAGATGCTGCGGGCGTTCGAGGCGGCCTGTGGGAAGACCCTGCCGTACGAGTTTGCCCCGCGCCGCGCTGGCGACCTGCCCGCGTTCTGGGCGGACGCATCCAAGGCCAAGGAGGAGCTGGGCTGGCAGGCCTCCCGGACCATCGAGACGATGTGCGCGGACCACTGGCGCTGGCAGTCTGCCAACCCGAACGGCTACGCGGCCTAG
- the madM gene encoding malonate transporter subunit MadM, with amino-acid sequence MELVLELFEKNGLLVAFALVGALTLFAGWLSKTLTNGRLHGSAIAILLGLVLSYVGGVTTGGEDGLADVALFSGLAVMGGSMLRDFAIVATAYGVNLDEIRRAGLAGGLSVVVGVVASFVVGAAVAMLFGYTDAVSVTTIGAGAATYIVGPVTGTAVGATSEVIALSVAAGLVKAVVVMIGTPFMAKAIGLNNPKSAMVFGGVMGTTSGVAGGLAATDKRLVPYGAMTATFYTGVGCLLCPSVLFFAVRAITGG; translated from the coding sequence ATGGAACTGGTGCTGGAACTCTTCGAGAAGAATGGCCTGCTTGTGGCCTTTGCCCTAGTCGGGGCGCTGACGCTCTTCGCCGGCTGGCTGTCCAAGACGCTGACCAACGGCCGGCTGCACGGATCCGCCATCGCGATTCTGCTGGGGCTGGTGCTCTCCTACGTCGGCGGCGTGACCACCGGAGGCGAAGACGGCCTCGCCGACGTGGCCCTGTTCTCCGGCCTCGCCGTCATGGGCGGGTCCATGCTGCGCGACTTCGCGATCGTCGCGACCGCCTACGGTGTGAATTTGGACGAGATTCGGCGGGCCGGGCTGGCGGGCGGGTTGTCCGTGGTGGTGGGTGTGGTGGCCTCCTTCGTGGTGGGCGCCGCCGTCGCCATGCTGTTTGGCTACACCGACGCGGTGTCCGTGACGACGATCGGGGCCGGCGCCGCCACCTACATCGTGGGGCCCGTGACGGGCACGGCGGTGGGCGCGACCTCCGAGGTGATTGCGCTCTCCGTCGCTGCTGGCCTGGTCAAAGCCGTGGTGGTCATGATCGGCACGCCCTTCATGGCCAAGGCGATCGGGCTCAACAATCCCAAGTCGGCGATGGTCTTTGGCGGCGTCATGGGCACCACCTCCGGCGTGGCCGGCGGCTTGGCGGCGACCGACAAGCGGCTGGTGCCCTACGGCGCCATGACGGCGACGTTCTACACGGGCGTGGGCTGCCTGCTCTGCCCGTCCGTGCTGTTCTTCGCCGTCCGCGCCATCACGGGCGGCTGA
- a CDS encoding maleylpyruvate isomerase family mycothiol-dependent enzyme, producing the protein MSDVHPPSAERLAEHYRTADPGILEELAGAHRAASFFTARVNELRDSQLAGDSLLPGWTRAHVVAHVGYNAYALARLATWAETGVETPMYASAEARDAEIEAGSAMEPGSLHFLNEDAQRQLEEHWQRLDDAAWNASVRTRHGAEITARTTLWMRARELWLHAVDLNNGTGAGDLPEPVLERLLANVQAAWADREESRALRLLPASAGPDGSATRGAADAFAAASDVTVVTGPLPELTAWATGRSPSTQALTFDGAGWNAGSAGPAPRWL; encoded by the coding sequence ATGAGCGATGTCCACCCGCCGTCCGCTGAGCGGCTCGCAGAGCACTACCGCACCGCCGACCCCGGGATCCTCGAGGAGCTGGCCGGGGCCCACCGCGCCGCCAGCTTCTTCACGGCCCGCGTGAACGAGCTGCGGGACTCGCAGCTGGCCGGCGACTCGCTGTTGCCAGGGTGGACGCGGGCGCACGTGGTGGCGCACGTCGGCTACAACGCCTACGCGCTGGCTCGGCTGGCCACGTGGGCGGAGACCGGCGTGGAGACGCCCATGTACGCGTCCGCCGAGGCGCGGGACGCGGAGATCGAGGCGGGCTCCGCGATGGAGCCGGGCTCGCTCCACTTCCTGAACGAGGACGCCCAGCGCCAGCTCGAGGAGCACTGGCAGCGCCTCGACGACGCCGCGTGGAACGCCTCGGTCCGCACTCGCCACGGCGCCGAGATCACGGCCCGCACCACCCTCTGGATGCGTGCCCGCGAACTCTGGCTCCATGCCGTGGACCTGAACAACGGGACCGGGGCCGGGGATCTGCCAGAGCCGGTCCTCGAGCGCCTGCTCGCCAACGTCCAGGCTGCGTGGGCGGACCGTGAGGAGTCGCGGGCCCTGCGCCTGCTGCCCGCGTCGGCTGGGCCCGATGGCTCCGCCACACGAGGCGCAGCGGACGCGTTTGCGGCCGCGAGCGATGTCACCGTGGTGACGGGGCCGCTGCCCGAGCTGACGGCCTGGGCCACCGGGCGCTCGCCGAGCACGCAGGCGCTGACGTTCGACGGTGCTGGCTGGAACGCCGGCTCGGCCGGGCCGGCCCCGCGCTGGCTGTGA
- a CDS encoding F510_1955 family glycosylhydrolase, whose protein sequence is MPSLTLPSLSRSTRAVLPAALSALLLSSCAAGSPGAGQAATSAPATSASVQPAPPSQSEADSTHGPADVGHIHGIHPDGDRLLIATHHGLFVAGLEGMRSDGTLPGGGGPTPRGPQIDLMGFAASDEALYASGHPGAGSELPNPVGLMRSTDDGATWEPLSRAGESDFHALTTTDGAVVGFDGNLARTQDGVEWEAVDGPDAFALAGHPAGPTVLATTPDGLWVSEDAGQTWAAAASQPDEVLQFVTFADADTAVGIAPDGSVHVSEDAGASWEERGLAGSAPSAVAAQVREGQLHVWAAVGTAVVHSDDGGARFS, encoded by the coding sequence ATGCCTTCATTGACCCTGCCATCACTGTCCCGTTCCACCCGCGCCGTGCTTCCCGCCGCGCTCTCTGCCCTGTTGCTGTCCTCGTGCGCCGCCGGGAGCCCCGGCGCGGGCCAGGCCGCCACCAGCGCGCCCGCCACCTCCGCGTCGGTCCAGCCGGCCCCGCCGAGCCAGTCCGAGGCGGACAGCACCCACGGCCCCGCCGACGTCGGGCACATCCACGGCATCCACCCGGACGGGGATCGCCTGCTGATCGCCACCCATCACGGCCTCTTCGTCGCGGGCCTGGAGGGAATGAGGTCGGATGGGACGCTGCCCGGCGGGGGCGGCCCCACCCCGCGCGGCCCGCAGATCGACCTCATGGGCTTCGCCGCCAGCGATGAGGCGCTCTACGCGTCCGGTCACCCGGGCGCCGGGAGTGAGTTGCCGAACCCGGTGGGCCTCATGAGGTCCACGGACGACGGCGCGACGTGGGAGCCGCTCTCCCGTGCCGGCGAATCCGATTTTCACGCCCTGACCACCACGGATGGCGCCGTCGTGGGGTTTGACGGGAACTTGGCCCGCACCCAAGACGGCGTCGAGTGGGAGGCGGTGGACGGCCCAGATGCCTTCGCGCTGGCCGGGCACCCGGCCGGGCCGACCGTGCTGGCCACGACGCCGGATGGGCTGTGGGTCTCCGAGGACGCTGGCCAGACGTGGGCCGCGGCCGCCAGCCAGCCGGATGAGGTGCTGCAGTTCGTGACCTTCGCCGACGCGGACACGGCCGTGGGAATCGCGCCCGACGGCTCCGTCCACGTCAGTGAGGACGCCGGGGCCAGCTGGGAGGAGCGCGGCTTGGCCGGATCCGCCCCGTCCGCCGTCGCTGCCCAGGTGCGCGAGGGCCAACTGCATGTGTGGGCTGCCGTGGGCACCGCCGTCGTGCACTCTGACGACGGCGGTGCGAGATTCAGCTAA